One Polynucleobacter sp. MG-5-Ahmo-C2 genomic window carries:
- the xseA gene encoding exodeoxyribonuclease VII large subunit — translation MSEISREILSVGDLNRAIAASLEDRFDTVWVCGEISNFKAYDSGHWYFSLKDEEGQIRCVMFRGRNGQVGFMPQSGDLVEVSASLGMYVPRGDIQLTIQTLRRAGMGGLYEAFLKLKAKLAKEGLFDEERKREIPTHPRSIGIITSPQAAALKDVLSTLARRAPHIPIVIYPSLVQGPDAPAGIIAALKAAEKENTVDIILLVRGGGSIEDLWAFNDEQLAYAIASSNIPVVSGVGHETDFTIADFVADLRAPTPTGAAELAAPRKDQLLQELDTMKQALLQRVNQRIEREAQTLDQLALRLSHALPNPDRMREQIMSWQLRLNQAWSVRIENMKRNQSHYQSQLEILNPQRTLERGYAVILSKNKDQLHAVRNPRELNTEQGFQVRLAEGKAEVQFSQVKQ, via the coding sequence ATGTCGGAAATATCAAGGGAAATTCTGAGTGTTGGCGATCTAAACCGCGCCATTGCAGCCTCTTTAGAGGATCGTTTCGATACCGTTTGGGTTTGCGGGGAGATTTCCAACTTTAAGGCTTATGACAGCGGACATTGGTACTTCTCATTAAAGGACGAGGAAGGTCAGATTCGCTGTGTGATGTTTCGGGGTCGTAATGGCCAAGTTGGGTTTATGCCCCAGTCAGGTGACTTGGTAGAGGTGAGTGCCAGCTTGGGGATGTATGTTCCTAGGGGCGACATCCAGCTGACCATTCAAACTTTACGCCGGGCAGGCATGGGTGGTTTATACGAGGCCTTTTTAAAGCTCAAAGCTAAATTGGCTAAAGAAGGTTTGTTTGATGAAGAACGCAAACGAGAAATACCGACGCACCCTAGATCGATTGGCATTATCACTTCGCCTCAAGCAGCCGCTCTAAAAGATGTTCTTTCTACTTTAGCAAGACGAGCGCCTCATATTCCGATTGTGATTTATCCAAGCCTAGTGCAAGGGCCTGATGCTCCTGCCGGAATTATTGCAGCGCTCAAAGCTGCTGAAAAAGAAAATACAGTCGACATCATTTTGTTAGTACGCGGTGGTGGCAGTATTGAAGATTTATGGGCATTTAATGACGAGCAACTTGCTTATGCGATTGCCAGTTCAAATATTCCGGTGGTGAGTGGCGTAGGACATGAGACCGATTTCACGATCGCTGATTTTGTAGCGGATCTGAGAGCACCAACTCCAACGGGCGCAGCCGAATTAGCAGCCCCGCGCAAAGATCAGCTCCTGCAAGAGTTAGATACCATGAAGCAAGCATTATTGCAGCGAGTGAATCAGCGTATAGAACGTGAAGCGCAAACCCTGGATCAATTGGCTTTGCGATTAAGTCATGCATTGCCAAACCCAGATCGGATGCGCGAGCAAATCATGAGTTGGCAGCTACGCTTAAATCAAGCCTGGTCAGTGCGCATAGAAAACATGAAGCGTAACCAATCACATTACCAATCCCAGCTAGAGATACTTAATCCCCAAAGAACACTTGAGCGGGGTTATGCAGTTATCTTAAGTAAAAATAAAGATCAATTGCATGCGGTGCGCAATCCTAGAGAGCTCAATACAGAGCAAGGTTTTCAGGTAAGGCTTGCTGAGGGCAAAGCAGAAGTACAGTTCTCGCAAGTAAAGCAATGA
- the murB gene encoding UDP-N-acetylmuramate dehydrogenase codes for MNSTPYAPGPIKSMPHLGLKDRNTFGLDATADIAYEITAPGEIAGVMREVNTQNLPWRVLGGGSNVILPKVLPGATLLMNITGQEILPSDQNATLIAVGGGVNWHEFVAWTLENNLPGLENLALIPGTVGAAPIQNIGAYGIEIADYIDSIEAFDVKIHAFVTLSKDDCQFAYRNSYFKQHPQRFIVAKVVFKIPKVWQAKIHYADLAKQFEENPNPTAEEIFLAVCKIRTHKLPDPKVIGNAGSFFHNPVIPNEQYETLLKKYVDLASYPDAPGKRKLAAGWLIDQCGFKGQRMGEVGVYENQALVLVNYGNGTAQDILGLAKCIQDKVRNEFGVSLEIEPNIL; via the coding sequence ATGAACTCCACCCCATATGCGCCTGGACCAATCAAATCGATGCCCCATTTGGGCTTAAAAGACCGAAATACCTTTGGCCTGGATGCTACGGCCGATATTGCTTATGAAATTACTGCCCCGGGGGAAATTGCGGGAGTCATGAGAGAGGTTAATACGCAGAATTTGCCATGGCGAGTATTGGGCGGTGGCAGTAATGTGATTTTGCCCAAGGTTTTGCCAGGTGCTACCTTGCTTATGAATATCACTGGCCAAGAAATTCTTCCTTCTGACCAAAATGCGACTTTGATTGCGGTTGGGGGCGGGGTCAACTGGCATGAGTTTGTTGCCTGGACCCTAGAAAATAATTTACCTGGCTTAGAAAATTTGGCGCTCATTCCTGGCACCGTTGGCGCTGCGCCCATCCAGAACATTGGCGCTTATGGCATTGAGATCGCCGATTACATTGATAGCATCGAAGCGTTTGATGTCAAGATCCACGCCTTTGTCACTCTGAGTAAAGATGATTGTCAGTTTGCTTATCGTAATAGCTACTTTAAACAACATCCCCAGCGCTTTATCGTGGCAAAGGTCGTCTTTAAAATACCCAAAGTTTGGCAGGCCAAGATTCATTACGCCGATCTAGCAAAACAGTTTGAGGAAAATCCCAATCCAACTGCAGAAGAAATCTTTTTAGCGGTGTGTAAAATTCGGACTCATAAATTACCCGACCCTAAAGTAATTGGTAATGCGGGTAGCTTTTTCCATAACCCAGTCATTCCGAATGAACAATACGAAACACTGCTCAAAAAATATGTCGACTTGGCGTCTTATCCAGATGCTCCTGGAAAACGAAAACTGGCTGCAGGCTGGCTGATTGACCAATGCGGCTTTAAAGGTCAGCGGATGGGTGAAGTAGGTGTTTATGAAAACCAAGCCCTAGTTCTAGTGAATTATGGCAATGGTACTGCGCAAGATATTCTGGGCCTTGCTAAATGCATTCAAGACAAAGTGCGCAATGAGTTTGGTGTGAGCTTAGAGATTGAACCTAATATTCTCTAG
- a CDS encoding YajQ family cyclic di-GMP-binding protein, producing the protein MPSFDVVCEPDMVELKNAIEQSNKEISNRFDFKGSDSRVEQKDEALILYGDDDFKLGQVRDVLFGKMAKRNVDVRYLKDDKKETIGSDKRKQTMKIQKGITSELSKKVVRIIKDSKIKVQASIQGDAVRVTGGKRDDLQETMALLKKEVTEAPLGFNNFRD; encoded by the coding sequence ATGCCCTCATTTGACGTAGTTTGCGAACCCGATATGGTTGAGCTCAAAAATGCAATTGAGCAGTCCAATAAAGAAATCAGTAATCGTTTTGACTTTAAGGGCTCTGATAGCCGTGTAGAGCAAAAAGATGAAGCACTCATTTTGTACGGTGACGATGACTTTAAATTGGGTCAAGTGCGCGATGTACTTTTTGGCAAGATGGCTAAGCGTAACGTGGACGTGCGTTACCTCAAAGACGATAAAAAAGAGACTATCGGTAGTGATAAGCGTAAGCAAACCATGAAGATACAAAAAGGTATTACTTCAGAGCTCTCTAAAAAAGTCGTACGCATTATAAAAGACAGCAAGATCAAAGTGCAGGCGAGTATTCAGGGTGATGCCGTGCGTGTGACTGGTGGCAAGCGCGATGATTTACAAGAAACCATGGCCCTGTTGAAAAAAGAAGTCACTGAAGCGCCATTGGGCTTTAACAACTTCCGTGACTAA
- a CDS encoding BrnT family toxin encodes MIDFDCIVGFQWDTGNAYKSNEKHAVSQGEAEEIFFNQPLLIAGDEKHSLEERRYLALGITSLGRLLSVVFTLRKQATLIRVVSARPMSRKERAFYEKAY; translated from the coding sequence ATGATAGACTTTGATTGTATTGTTGGATTTCAGTGGGACACAGGCAATGCTTATAAAAGTAATGAAAAGCATGCCGTATCTCAAGGGGAGGCTGAAGAGATTTTTTTTAATCAACCTTTATTAATTGCTGGGGATGAAAAGCATAGCCTGGAAGAGAGGCGTTACCTCGCGCTAGGTATTACATCGCTTGGCAGACTCTTGTCTGTGGTGTTTACTTTGCGCAAGCAAGCGACTCTTATTCGAGTGGTTTCTGCAAGACCAATGAGTAGAAAAGAAAGGGCATTTTATGAAAAAGCCTACTAA
- a CDS encoding BrnA antitoxin family protein: MKKPTKVIPKFKDEKEERSFWEKNDAADYFDLSKAVRVTMPNLKPTTASISLRLSQSFLENIKLQANKLDVPYQSLMKIWLAEKLEEVTK, from the coding sequence ATGAAAAAGCCTACTAAAGTGATTCCAAAGTTTAAGGATGAAAAGGAAGAGCGTTCCTTTTGGGAGAAGAATGATGCTGCCGATTACTTTGACCTATCAAAGGCGGTACGCGTCACAATGCCAAATCTTAAGCCGACAACTGCCTCTATTTCCCTGCGTCTCTCACAGAGTTTCTTGGAAAATATTAAGTTGCAGGCTAATAAGTTAGATGTCCCTTATCAATCATTGATGAAAATTTGGCTGGCCGAAAAGTTAGAAGAGGTTACCAAGTAA
- the xerD gene encoding site-specific tyrosine recombinase XerD, whose protein sequence is MSAFKGAEFPIAPVSQEAIERFCDACWLEDGLAQNSLAAYRRDLLLLAQWLFKNHQSDLYAVTEKDLTAYIAHRRSDKATTANRRLTVFKRFYRHALRINLVKNDPCIGLRAAKQALRFPKTLSEDQVNALLNAPDIETPLGLRDRTMLELMYASGLRVSEIVSLKTVALGLNEGVVRVVNGKGGKERLVPFGGEAGQWLRRYLADARTPLLEGKTTDAVFVGRHTGTGLTRQAFWALIKRYATLANIPVALSPHTLRHAFATHLLNHGADLRVVQLLLGHADISTTQIYTHVARERLKSIHQQHHPRGS, encoded by the coding sequence ATGTCTGCTTTTAAAGGCGCCGAATTTCCAATAGCTCCAGTAAGCCAGGAGGCTATTGAACGTTTTTGTGATGCTTGCTGGTTGGAGGATGGCCTGGCGCAAAATAGCCTGGCCGCATACCGTAGGGACTTATTGCTGCTAGCGCAGTGGCTCTTCAAAAATCACCAATCTGATTTATATGCTGTGACAGAAAAAGATCTCACAGCTTACATTGCTCATCGAAGGTCTGATAAAGCCACTACTGCTAATCGACGCTTAACAGTCTTCAAGCGTTTTTATCGGCATGCTCTCCGAATCAATTTAGTCAAAAATGATCCGTGTATTGGCTTGCGTGCTGCTAAGCAAGCACTGCGCTTTCCAAAAACTTTAAGTGAAGATCAAGTCAACGCACTTCTAAATGCCCCTGATATTGAGACGCCGCTGGGACTGCGTGATCGCACCATGTTGGAGTTGATGTATGCCAGTGGACTACGCGTTTCAGAAATAGTTTCCCTTAAAACCGTAGCATTAGGATTAAATGAGGGTGTAGTACGTGTAGTGAACGGCAAAGGCGGCAAGGAGCGTCTTGTACCCTTTGGTGGTGAGGCAGGGCAGTGGTTACGTAGATATCTCGCGGATGCAAGAACGCCCTTGCTTGAAGGAAAAACGACAGATGCGGTATTTGTAGGGCGTCATACTGGCACGGGCTTAACGAGACAAGCTTTTTGGGCCTTGATCAAGCGTTACGCTACGCTGGCCAATATCCCGGTCGCTTTATCACCCCACACTTTGCGCCATGCTTTTGCGACCCATTTACTCAATCATGGGGCAGATTTGCGGGTAGTACAGCTGCTTTTGGGGCATGCCGATATCTCCACTACCCAGATCTATACCCACGTCGCTAGAGAGCGCCTTAAATCAATCCATCAGCAGCATCATCCGCGTGGCAGTTAA
- the plsY gene encoding glycerol-3-phosphate 1-O-acyltransferase PlsY, with translation MTFDSDILLIPIAYLIGSISFAVVVSKCMQLPDPHTYGSGNPGATNVLRTGNKLAAALTFIGDALKGYLAVMLARVLLGEQSLTSTLSSWVLCGVVLAVFLGHLFPIFHGFKGGKGVATACGILFGVNAILGVATLSTWIIVAVFLRYSSLAALAAAIFGPIYFVFLFGFQPMGIALTLVCLLLIWRHRSNIRNLMNGTESRIGSKKDLQKAQ, from the coding sequence ATGACTTTTGATTCAGATATCTTGCTGATCCCCATTGCTTATTTGATCGGCTCAATCTCGTTTGCAGTGGTGGTGAGTAAATGTATGCAACTACCAGATCCCCATACTTATGGATCTGGTAATCCTGGCGCAACCAATGTCTTGCGTACTGGCAATAAATTAGCTGCAGCACTTACCTTCATTGGTGATGCGCTTAAGGGTTACCTGGCTGTGATGCTGGCGAGAGTGCTTCTTGGGGAGCAATCCTTAACTTCCACTTTGAGCTCTTGGGTTCTATGTGGCGTTGTGCTCGCGGTATTTTTAGGGCACCTCTTTCCGATTTTTCATGGTTTTAAAGGTGGCAAGGGTGTGGCAACAGCCTGCGGAATTTTATTTGGCGTTAATGCTATTTTAGGAGTCGCAACACTGAGCACTTGGATCATTGTTGCTGTGTTTTTGCGTTACTCCTCTTTGGCGGCTTTAGCCGCAGCCATCTTCGGCCCCATTTATTTTGTTTTTTTGTTTGGTTTTCAGCCGATGGGTATTGCGCTCACACTGGTGTGCCTTTTACTCATTTGGCGCCACCGCAGCAATATTCGTAATTTAATGAATGGTACCGAGAGTCGTATTGGCTCTAAAAAAGACTTACAGAAAGCGCAGTAA
- a CDS encoding MAPEG family protein, producing the protein MTIAYACVLFMGLFPYVAAGIAKKGFDHYDNSMPRQWLAKQTGFRARANAAQANLFESLPLFFAAVIIASMNDAPQARIDLLAIGFVIARIVYLVCYIANWPTTRSIVWLAGLACVVTIFFQI; encoded by the coding sequence ATGACTATTGCTTATGCCTGTGTACTCTTTATGGGATTATTTCCGTACGTTGCTGCGGGCATTGCAAAAAAAGGTTTTGACCATTACGACAACAGCATGCCGAGGCAGTGGCTTGCCAAGCAAACGGGATTTAGAGCCAGAGCTAATGCAGCGCAAGCCAACCTTTTTGAATCACTACCACTCTTTTTTGCTGCAGTAATTATTGCCAGCATGAACGATGCACCTCAAGCCAGAATTGATCTTTTGGCGATAGGTTTTGTAATAGCTCGCATTGTCTATCTGGTTTGCTACATTGCCAATTGGCCAACGACCCGATCGATTGTTTGGTTGGCTGGGTTGGCTTGTGTAGTAACCATTTTCTTCCAGATTTGA
- a CDS encoding GTP cyclohydrolase I, with protein MPSTPAKKVPAKKVALKSATRKKPPTKKIAVKRESAGLPLSVVIRRRIEAQKARFHANDNIAAFIRPGDLEGLVDEVAEKMQAVLESLVIDTQSDHNTKNTSRRVAKMFVQEVFNGRYVEQPTLTKFPNVSRLNELMIIGPITVRSACSHHLCPIMGRIWIGVLPSKESALIGLSKYSRLTEWVMCRPQIQEEAVVELADMLERKIKPVGVAIVMDADHFCMQWRGVKDRDSKMVNSVMRGAFLKDPNLRREFLSLLEKR; from the coding sequence ATGCCATCCACACCAGCAAAAAAAGTACCTGCCAAGAAAGTAGCCCTGAAGAGCGCGACTAGAAAGAAGCCGCCGACTAAAAAAATTGCAGTAAAGAGAGAGAGTGCTGGCCTACCTTTATCAGTAGTTATACGTCGTCGCATCGAAGCGCAAAAAGCGCGCTTTCATGCGAACGATAATATTGCTGCATTCATTCGACCTGGCGATCTTGAGGGTTTGGTTGATGAGGTCGCAGAGAAGATGCAGGCTGTGCTTGAGAGTTTGGTGATTGACACGCAAAGTGACCACAACACCAAAAATACTAGCCGGCGTGTTGCCAAGATGTTTGTTCAAGAAGTCTTTAATGGCCGCTATGTAGAACAACCGACCTTAACCAAGTTTCCCAATGTAAGTCGTTTAAATGAGCTCATGATCATTGGGCCTATCACTGTACGCAGTGCTTGCTCTCATCACCTTTGCCCCATCATGGGCCGTATTTGGATTGGTGTTCTACCGAGCAAAGAATCCGCTTTAATTGGATTATCTAAATATTCCAGGCTTACCGAGTGGGTGATGTGTAGACCACAGATTCAGGAAGAGGCAGTGGTGGAGTTGGCAGATATGCTGGAGAGAAAAATTAAGCCTGTAGGAGTGGCTATTGTGATGGATGCCGATCATTTTTGTATGCAGTGGCGGGGCGTAAAAGATCGTGACTCAAAAATGGTAAATAGTGTGATGCGCGGCGCATTCTTAAAAGACCCCAATTTGCGTCGCGAATTTTTATCATTGCTAGAAAAGCGCTAG
- a CDS encoding high-potential iron-sulfur protein: MKNSRRQFMILSAAGACTLALNGKVQAQAMVAETDPQASALGYKADASKVDKAKYPKYAAGQECDNCALYQGKAGSAAGGCALFAGKQVAAKGWCSAYAKKA, encoded by the coding sequence ATGAAAAATAGTCGTCGCCAATTTATGATTTTGTCCGCTGCTGGTGCTTGCACCTTGGCATTGAACGGTAAAGTTCAAGCCCAAGCAATGGTTGCTGAAACAGACCCACAGGCTTCGGCATTGGGTTACAAAGCCGACGCTTCCAAGGTAGATAAAGCAAAGTACCCTAAATACGCGGCTGGTCAAGAATGCGATAACTGTGCTTTATACCAAGGCAAGGCAGGCTCTGCTGCTGGTGGATGCGCTTTGTTTGCTGGCAAGCAAGTGGCTGCTAAAGGCTGGTGTTCTGCTTACGCTAAGAAGGCGTAA
- a CDS encoding mannose-1-phosphate guanylyltransferase/mannose-6-phosphate isomerase — protein MALVIPVILCGGSGTRLWPLSRSGFPKQFLVLSGDGSSQSLFQQAVTRINSVANSTITLGNTLVVTNEDHRFLVLDQLREIKSVHATLLLEPAGRNTAPALSMAAFCAQQLSGDDQDPILVITPADQTIQNQAAFTKALQDCIATVEASDQAICILGITPRAPETGYGYIARSGRQDQNNAYIVDRFVEKPDIKKAQEYLTNGGYLWNSGMFVLRASTWLSALKEFRADIFEASQKAWLSKSEDSADGVGFVRPGKEEFKSIPSESIDYAVIEKCPGSKFPIKMVELDAGWNDLGAWDAVWQVGRQDQDGNVISGDALLTNSKNSLVHASSRLVSAVGVENLVIIETADAVLVADRSNSQDVKNIVTQLEAQGREEKNLHRKVARPWGWYDSVDEGERFKVKRIQVKPGASLSLQMHHHRAEHWIVVKGVAEITNGDEVITLKENQSTYIPQGQTHRLANRGTEPLEIIEVQSGSYLGEDDIVRFEDTYGRQ, from the coding sequence ATGGCTTTAGTAATTCCAGTTATTCTCTGCGGCGGCTCGGGTACCAGGCTTTGGCCTTTGTCTCGTTCGGGCTTTCCAAAGCAATTTTTGGTGCTCTCTGGCGATGGTTCATCGCAAAGTCTTTTTCAGCAAGCAGTTACTAGAATTAATTCAGTAGCAAATTCTACAATTACCTTAGGTAATACCTTAGTTGTCACCAATGAAGACCATCGCTTTTTAGTTCTAGATCAATTGCGTGAAATCAAATCGGTTCATGCCACTTTATTGCTGGAGCCTGCAGGTCGCAATACTGCCCCTGCGTTGAGTATGGCGGCATTTTGCGCACAGCAGTTGTCTGGCGATGACCAAGATCCAATCCTAGTGATTACTCCAGCAGATCAAACGATTCAAAATCAAGCAGCCTTTACCAAAGCATTGCAAGACTGTATTGCAACAGTTGAAGCGAGTGATCAAGCTATTTGTATTTTGGGGATCACGCCTAGAGCCCCAGAAACAGGCTACGGCTATATTGCGCGCTCGGGTAGGCAAGATCAAAACAATGCTTATATCGTCGATCGCTTTGTTGAAAAACCAGATATTAAAAAAGCCCAAGAGTATTTAACAAACGGAGGCTATCTCTGGAATAGCGGGATGTTTGTTTTAAGGGCAAGCACTTGGCTGAGTGCCCTAAAAGAATTTAGGGCTGATATTTTTGAGGCTTCTCAAAAAGCGTGGCTGAGTAAATCCGAAGATAGTGCTGATGGCGTCGGTTTTGTACGTCCTGGCAAAGAAGAATTTAAATCTATTCCTAGCGAGTCGATTGACTATGCGGTGATTGAGAAGTGCCCTGGCTCTAAATTCCCCATCAAAATGGTGGAACTAGATGCCGGTTGGAATGACTTAGGTGCTTGGGATGCAGTATGGCAAGTTGGTAGACAGGATCAAGATGGTAACGTCATTAGTGGCGATGCGCTGCTCACCAATTCCAAGAATTCCTTGGTTCATGCAAGCAGTCGCTTAGTCAGCGCAGTTGGCGTTGAGAACTTGGTCATCATAGAAACCGCTGATGCAGTCCTTGTAGCAGATCGCTCCAATAGCCAAGATGTTAAGAATATTGTCACGCAGTTAGAAGCACAAGGGCGTGAAGAAAAGAATTTGCATCGCAAAGTTGCAAGGCCATGGGGCTGGTATGACAGCGTGGATGAAGGCGAGCGCTTTAAAGTGAAGCGCATTCAAGTGAAGCCTGGCGCAAGCCTGTCATTGCAAATGCATCATCATCGTGCAGAGCATTGGATTGTGGTCAAAGGCGTTGCAGAAATTACCAATGGCGATGAAGTGATCACCCTGAAAGAAAATCAAAGTACTTATATTCCCCAGGGGCAAACCCATCGCTTGGCCAATCGTGGCACCGAACCTTTGGAGATTATTGAGGTACAGTCGGGCAGTTATTTAGGCGAAGATGATATCGTCCGCTTTGAAGATACCTACGGTCGCCAATAG
- a CDS encoding GDP-mannose 4,6-dehydratase, translating into MSTKQATALICGVSGQDGAYLAKLLLEKGYEVFGTSRDVQGASFKNLATLGIKDQVQLLSMVPEDFRSVLVALRKSNPDEIYYLAGQSSVGLSFDQPAETLQSITLGALNVLEACRMMDKPMRLYHAGSSECFGDTYGEPANEITPFSPQSPYAVAKSSAHWLVNNYRQAYGLFVCTGILFNHESPLRPERFVTQKIIQAVKNIAKGSTEKLRLGRLDISRDWGWAPEYVEAMWLMLQQDAPRDYVIATGNTISLEEFVATAFAQENLDWKPYVIQDPALFRPTDLLVGRADPSGSLRDLGWKAQTSGVDVVKKMYHSIY; encoded by the coding sequence ATGAGTACAAAACAAGCTACCGCCTTAATTTGTGGTGTAAGCGGCCAAGATGGTGCTTACTTAGCTAAATTATTGCTTGAAAAAGGTTATGAAGTTTTTGGAACATCTCGAGATGTTCAGGGTGCATCATTTAAAAATTTGGCTACTTTAGGCATCAAAGATCAAGTCCAATTATTGTCGATGGTGCCAGAAGATTTTCGGAGTGTTTTAGTGGCGCTGCGAAAAAGTAACCCAGATGAAATTTATTATTTAGCAGGCCAGTCTTCGGTGGGCCTGTCTTTCGATCAACCAGCAGAAACTCTCCAAAGCATCACACTTGGAGCGCTGAACGTTTTAGAGGCCTGTCGCATGATGGATAAGCCAATGCGTTTGTATCATGCTGGTTCGAGCGAGTGCTTTGGAGATACTTATGGTGAGCCTGCAAATGAGATCACCCCTTTTTCTCCTCAAAGCCCATATGCTGTTGCAAAGTCCTCTGCCCATTGGCTGGTAAATAATTATCGACAAGCTTATGGCCTTTTTGTTTGTACTGGTATTTTGTTCAACCATGAGTCCCCTTTGCGACCCGAGCGTTTTGTGACTCAAAAAATTATTCAAGCAGTTAAAAATATCGCCAAGGGCAGCACAGAGAAGTTGCGTTTAGGAAGATTAGATATTTCGCGTGATTGGGGTTGGGCCCCTGAGTATGTAGAAGCGATGTGGTTAATGCTTCAACAAGACGCCCCTAGGGATTATGTGATCGCCACTGGGAATACGATCTCTCTGGAGGAGTTTGTTGCCACAGCCTTTGCGCAAGAAAATTTAGACTGGAAGCCTTATGTCATTCAGGATCCTGCATTATTTCGCCCAACGGATTTGTTAGTGGGCCGTGCAGACCCCTCCGGATCCCTTAGGGACTTGGGCTGGAAAGCTCAAACCTCTGGTGTAGATGTAGTCAAAAAGATGTACCACTCAATTTATTAA
- the gmd gene encoding GDP-mannose 4,6-dehydratase, producing the protein MTNKQKVALITGITGQDGSYLAEFLLGKGYIVHGIKRRASSFNTERIDHIYQDPHINHPDLILHYGDLTDTSNLVRIIQQTQPDEIYNLGAQSHVAVSFESPEYTADVDAMGPLRMLEAIRILGLEKKSRFYQASTSELYGLVQEIPQKETTPFYPRSPYAVAKMYAYWITVNYREAYGIYACNGILFNHESKRRGETFVTRKVTRGLANIAQGLEKCLFMGNIDALRDWGHAKDYVRMQWLMLQQDQPEDFVIATGVQFTVREFITRSAKQLGITLKFEGSAENEKAIVASIEGDKAPALKVGDVIVQIDPRYYRPTEVETLLGDPTKAKTKLGWVPEITLDQMIVEMVANDLDKAKQHALLLKHGHSVAVGKEN; encoded by the coding sequence ATGACTAATAAACAAAAAGTAGCCCTTATTACAGGCATCACCGGTCAAGATGGCTCCTATCTTGCAGAGTTCTTACTGGGGAAGGGTTATATTGTTCACGGCATTAAGCGCCGCGCTTCTTCTTTTAACACCGAGCGCATCGATCATATTTATCAAGACCCCCATATCAATCACCCGGATTTAATTTTGCATTATGGTGATTTAACAGATACTAGTAATTTAGTGCGTATTATTCAGCAAACTCAGCCAGACGAGATATACAACCTTGGCGCACAGTCACATGTAGCTGTTTCATTTGAGTCTCCTGAATACACTGCTGATGTGGATGCAATGGGCCCCTTGCGCATGTTGGAAGCCATTCGCATCCTGGGCCTTGAAAAGAAATCCCGTTTCTACCAAGCGTCGACTTCTGAGCTCTACGGCTTGGTACAAGAGATTCCGCAAAAAGAGACTACACCATTCTATCCACGTAGTCCTTATGCGGTAGCCAAGATGTACGCCTATTGGATTACGGTGAACTACCGTGAAGCTTATGGTATTTATGCTTGTAACGGCATTCTCTTTAATCATGAATCTAAACGTCGTGGCGAAACCTTTGTTACTCGTAAAGTGACGCGCGGCTTAGCGAATATTGCCCAAGGTCTTGAGAAGTGTTTATTTATGGGAAATATTGATGCGCTGCGTGATTGGGGTCATGCCAAAGACTATGTGCGTATGCAATGGTTGATGCTCCAACAAGATCAGCCCGAAGACTTTGTGATTGCCACGGGTGTGCAGTTCACCGTGCGTGAATTTATTACTCGTAGTGCCAAGCAATTGGGCATCACCTTGAAGTTTGAGGGCAGCGCTGAGAATGAGAAAGCTATCGTTGCTAGTATTGAGGGTGATAAAGCCCCCGCCTTAAAAGTGGGAGACGTTATTGTGCAAATTGACCCGCGTTACTATCGTCCCACCGAAGTAGAAACACTCTTGGGTGATCCAACTAAAGCAAAAACAAAGCTAGGCTGGGTTCCTGAAATTACTCTAGATCAGATGATTGTCGAGATGGTTGCCAATGATTTAGATAAAGCCAAGCAACATGCTTTATTGCTCAAGCATGGTCATAGCGTTGCTGTAGGCAAGGAAAATTAA